The Candidatus Koribacter versatilis Ellin345 genome has a segment encoding these proteins:
- a CDS encoding DUF1801 domain-containing protein gives MKPNFLTFNGAVPRSPAIDAWFHQHPGELGAIAREWFEVMRAAGDEVLELLHDGCPVACFGDAPFGYVNVFTSHVNVGFFHGASLRDPAHLLQGDGRFMRHVKLKAGSPVNSAALAHLIEDAYAHIKSRVEHG, from the coding sequence ATGAAGCCCAATTTCCTGACCTTCAACGGTGCCGTCCCCCGCTCCCCCGCCATCGACGCCTGGTTCCACCAGCATCCCGGCGAACTCGGCGCCATCGCGAGGGAATGGTTCGAAGTCATGCGCGCCGCCGGCGACGAGGTCCTCGAGCTCCTCCATGACGGTTGCCCCGTCGCCTGCTTCGGCGACGCCCCCTTCGGCTACGTCAATGTCTTCACCAGCCACGTCAATGTGGGCTTTTTTCACGGCGCGTCTCTCCGCGATCCCGCCCACCTGCTGCAAGGCGACGGCCGCTTCATGCGTCACGTAAAGTTGAAGGCCGGATCCCCGGTGAACTCCGCCGCATTAGCCCATCTCATCGAAGACGCCTACGCGCACATCAAATCCCGCGTCGAACACGGCTAA
- a CDS encoding metal-sulfur cluster assembly factor, with translation MPLTNDEILTALKECYDPEIPVNIVDLGLVYNVRIKPTEVPSATGEDIEVDMTLTSPGCPSHTDISQSVQRRLFQLPGVVNVKVEMIWEPAWSPERLSPEARKQLGIE, from the coding sequence ATGCCGTTAACGAACGACGAAATCCTCACCGCCCTCAAAGAGTGCTACGACCCCGAAATCCCCGTGAACATCGTGGACCTCGGCCTGGTCTACAACGTCCGCATCAAGCCCACGGAAGTCCCCAGCGCCACTGGAGAAGACATTGAGGTGGACATGACGCTCACCTCGCCCGGATGCCCCTCGCATACCGACATCAGCCAGTCCGTCCAGCGCCGTCTCTTCCAACTCCCAGGCGTCGTCAACGTGAAAGTCGAAATGATCTGGGAACCCGCGTGGTCCCCCGAGCGCCTAAGCCCCGAAGCCCGCAAACAACTAGGCATCGAATAA